CTGGTCATGGCGTCTCCGCAGGCGGCCGGCGCCGCCATGTGGCGTCGGTCGATCCCGCATCATACAGGGGCAGGGCCGGGGCCGGGGGCGCGCGGACGGATGATGCGGCGGGATACCGCCTTGGCAGGGTCTCGCCCTGGCCAGTGGGCCTCAGGCGGTCGAAGGGGATCGGGCGGCCCGCCGCTTGTTGCGCAGCTTGAGCAGCAGGATCGATCCGCTCAGCGCAAGGCTGAGACTATTGAACACGATGATCGGCAGGCTTTCGATCAGTACGCCGTAGACGATCCACAAGCTGAATGCGGTCACCGTGACCAGGTACATGCGGCTGGAAATGGCGCCCGTGTCGTTCTCCCGCCATGCCTTCAGAAGCTGGGGCACGAAGCTGTAGGTTGAACAGAGCCCGGCCACGATCCCCAGCAGCGTCGCCGTGTTCATGCCCACTTCTCCTTCCCAAGCACCTGCTTTGCGGATGCGACCGCCAACGGGCGCCGGTCGGATGGAGTTCCGCACCCGGGGCCATCGGACACACCACCCGGTGCGGGTACGGAGGTTGGTTCGGCAACCACAACCCGAGCGTCGCAACACGCGGGATGGCGCCGGAGCCGCAGGCCGTGTTCGCAAGCAAGTGGGCCATGGACAGGGCCGCCTGCTTGCAAACCGGGGCCAATTCGTCCGAGTCAGCGTGACCACCACCGACATCCCGCTTTATGCATGTACGCATTTGGTGGACGACGGGAAATTTACGTGTCGGGCGTGTTACAGAGACAATTGGATCACGTTTTTGCTCGCCATGGGTGCATGCCTATCTAGACGGATGGGTTCATGTATACATTATCAATATCGGACGAACATTGCCGATGCCCGGGTGTCCCGGTAATTTCATTGCATGTCGTCTCTATCGAATTTTGCCCTCCCAATCAGCCCGAACCTGGTTCGCTTTGTCCAGGATCAGGTCGCGTCCGGCCGGTACGCAAATGCCGCCGATGTCGTGGAAGCCGCGTTGCATCGCATGCAGCACGACGGTGGTGTTCGTTCGACGTGCGTGGTGGGAACCGGCATGCCATCAACCTGGGCGGCTTCCATCGGGCACTCGGGGACGGGTAACGAGGCACTGGGCGGCGTGCTGGACGCGGCGGATGTGTGCGCCGGCATCATGGAGCCGCTGGACGATGACGTCCTCTACACCCTGCTGAACCGCAAAGC
This portion of the Azospirillaceae bacterium genome encodes:
- a CDS encoding SemiSWEET transporter; translation: MNTATLLGIVAGLCSTYSFVPQLLKAWRENDTGAISSRMYLVTVTAFSLWIVYGVLIESLPIIVFNSLSLALSGSILLLKLRNKRRAARSPSTA